A genomic segment from Blastocatellia bacterium encodes:
- a CDS encoding DUF47 family protein, whose protein sequence is MFKLKLIPQEEKYFDFFNQMAHHIHASAQLLAEMFVHFERAEEYVRQIKNLEHQCDELTHTIVMKLNQTFITPIDREDIYALAGKLDDVIDLIDSAASHTVMYKVTEVTETARKQADVIVRATAEIVQAVAKIKRNSGLQQHFIEIHRLENEGDVLYREAVAQLFDDHEDPLEVIKWKDLYETLERGIDKCEDVANVLEAIMLKNA, encoded by the coding sequence AAACTGATCCCGCAAGAGGAAAAGTATTTCGATTTCTTCAATCAGATGGCCCATCACATTCACGCGTCGGCCCAACTGCTGGCCGAGATGTTCGTTCACTTCGAGCGGGCCGAAGAGTACGTTCGCCAGATCAAGAACCTCGAGCACCAATGCGACGAGTTGACCCATACCATCGTGATGAAGCTCAACCAAACCTTCATCACTCCGATTGACCGGGAGGATATTTACGCCCTGGCGGGCAAGCTCGACGACGTTATTGATCTCATTGACAGCGCCGCCAGCCATACGGTCATGTACAAGGTGACGGAAGTCACCGAGACCGCCCGCAAGCAAGCCGATGTCATCGTGCGGGCGACGGCCGAGATCGTCCAGGCCGTCGCCAAGATCAAGAGGAACTCCGGCCTTCAGCAGCACTTCATCGAAATCCATCGGCTGGAAAATGAAGGCGATGTTCTCTACCGCGAGGCCGTAGCCCAGCTCTTTGACGACCATGAAGACCCGCTGGAAGTCATCAAGTGGAAAGACCTCTACGAGACGCTCGAACGCGGGATTGATAAGTGCGAAGATGTGGCGAATGTTCTGGAAGCCATCATGCTCAAGAACGCTTGA